The Geothrix sp. genome window below encodes:
- a CDS encoding prephenate dehydrogenase/arogenate dehydrogenase family protein, with amino-acid sequence MRIGILGYGRFGRALGELLHEAGHAYRAWDPGGGVPVECRGAGLRELAEASEALVLAVPIAAQAAALASLRPHLQPGQVVFDVGSVKAGPCALLDAQLGEEIPHAGTHPLFGPVSLARAERPLRVVLCPSAKHPAAADRVEWLFRSLGCEVLRQSPEDHDRVMATTHALTFFVAKGLLAVGAGAELPFTPPSFHAIARTLESVREDAGHLFAALQNENPFAAGAREGLLEALSAIHRSLAEAAETGGGEQLSIPDLGTRSPVLQEARDHIDALDQELVALLARRTELGLRAGRAKAELGLPVHDPEREASQLQARRAWADAAGLDAQGVEEVFRAVLRASRSAQGR; translated from the coding sequence ATGCGCATCGGCATCCTGGGTTATGGCCGCTTCGGGAGGGCTCTGGGCGAGCTGCTCCACGAGGCCGGCCATGCCTATCGGGCCTGGGATCCCGGGGGCGGAGTTCCCGTGGAATGCCGGGGGGCCGGCCTGCGGGAGCTGGCGGAGGCCTCCGAGGCCCTGGTGCTGGCGGTGCCCATCGCCGCCCAGGCCGCTGCGCTGGCGAGTCTCCGGCCCCACCTGCAGCCGGGCCAAGTGGTCTTCGATGTGGGCAGCGTGAAGGCGGGACCCTGCGCCCTGCTGGACGCGCAACTGGGTGAGGAGATCCCCCATGCGGGTACCCACCCGCTCTTCGGACCCGTCAGCCTGGCCCGGGCCGAACGGCCCCTGCGCGTGGTGCTCTGCCCCTCGGCGAAGCATCCGGCGGCGGCGGATCGGGTGGAATGGCTGTTCCGCAGCCTCGGCTGCGAGGTGCTGCGCCAGAGCCCCGAAGACCATGACCGCGTGATGGCCACCACCCACGCCCTGACCTTCTTCGTGGCCAAGGGGCTGCTGGCCGTGGGCGCGGGTGCCGAGCTGCCCTTCACGCCGCCCTCCTTCCACGCCATCGCCCGCACGCTGGAGTCCGTGCGTGAGGATGCAGGCCACCTCTTCGCCGCGCTGCAGAACGAGAATCCCTTCGCCGCCGGGGCCCGGGAGGGCCTGCTGGAGGCGCTTTCCGCCATCCACCGGAGCCTGGCGGAGGCGGCGGAAACCGGGGGTGGCGAACAGCTGTCCATCCCGGACCTGGGCACGCGGTCCCCGGTGCTGCAGGAGGCCCGCGACCACATCGACGCTCTGGACCAGGAGCTGGTGGCCCTGCTGGCCCGCCGCACAGAGTTGGGGCTCCGCGCGGGCCGCGCGAAGGCCGAGCTGGGCCTGCCGGTGCACGACCCCGAGCGCGAGGCCTCGCAGCTTCAAGCCCGGCGCGCCTGGGCCGACGCCGCAGGGCTGGACGCCCAGGGCGTCGAAGAGGTCTTCCGCGCCGTGCTGCGGGCCTCCCGTTCGGCCCAGGGGCGCTAG
- a CDS encoding DUF2461 domain-containing protein gives MAPKETLSGSENPLGPASFRFLKDLKAHNERAWFQENKARYEAEARDPMLRLIAAFSGPLASISRHFIADPRPSGGSMFRIYRDTRFSKDKTPYKTHVAAHFPHRAMQAGGVHGPGFYLHLEPGGSFAGGGLWHPDPDSLFKVRQAIAAKPAAWKALRKSGLEIEGEALKRVPQGFDPAHPCAEDLKLKDFYTSTGFTNAEVAAPDFVDQVAAACRQASPLVSFLCKALDLPY, from the coding sequence GTGGCCCCGAAAGAAACCCTCTCCGGATCTGAGAACCCGCTGGGACCCGCCTCCTTCCGGTTCCTGAAGGATCTGAAGGCGCACAACGAGCGCGCGTGGTTCCAGGAGAACAAGGCGCGCTACGAGGCCGAGGCCCGCGACCCCATGCTGCGGCTCATTGCCGCCTTCAGCGGCCCGCTGGCCTCCATCAGTCGCCACTTCATCGCCGACCCGCGGCCCTCCGGCGGCTCCATGTTCCGGATCTACCGCGACACGCGGTTCTCGAAGGACAAGACGCCCTACAAAACGCATGTCGCGGCCCACTTCCCCCACCGGGCCATGCAGGCCGGCGGTGTCCACGGCCCGGGCTTCTACCTCCACCTGGAGCCCGGCGGCAGCTTCGCCGGTGGCGGCCTGTGGCATCCGGATCCCGATTCGCTGTTCAAGGTCCGCCAGGCCATCGCCGCCAAGCCTGCGGCCTGGAAGGCCCTACGGAAGTCGGGGCTGGAGATCGAAGGGGAGGCACTGAAGCGGGTGCCCCAGGGTTTCGACCCCGCCCATCCCTGCGCGGAGGATCTCAAGCTCAAGGACTTCTACACCTCCACCGGGTTCACGAATGCCGAAGTGGCGGCGCCCGATTTCGTCGACCAGGTGGCCGCCGCCTGCCGACAGGCCTCTCCGCTCGTCTCCTTCCTGTGCAAGGCGCTGGACCTGCCCTACTGA
- a CDS encoding Fe-Mn family superoxide dismutase, with amino-acid sequence MAYTAKNYDHLKGGALKGLSDSQLDQHFGLYKGYVTKLNEIEERLATVDNTKPNYSYNEYSELKRREAVAFNGSFLHELYFENLGADNQISAGLKAALDAAGGQEKVLADLKACALGGPGWALLTRNRRDGKLHTYFVAEHHLGMPIEQDLLLVVDSWEHAYMVDYGTARPKYLDIIPENIKWSEVSKRFGK; translated from the coding sequence ATGGCTTACACCGCCAAGAACTACGACCACCTGAAGGGTGGCGCCCTCAAGGGGCTCAGCGATTCCCAGCTGGACCAGCACTTCGGCCTCTACAAGGGCTATGTCACCAAGCTGAACGAGATCGAGGAGCGGTTGGCGACGGTCGACAACACCAAGCCCAACTACTCCTACAACGAATACAGCGAGCTGAAGCGCCGCGAGGCCGTGGCCTTCAACGGCTCCTTCCTCCACGAGCTCTACTTCGAGAACCTGGGCGCCGACAACCAGATCAGCGCCGGCCTGAAGGCCGCCCTGGATGCCGCCGGCGGCCAGGAGAAAGTGCTCGCCGACCTCAAGGCCTGCGCCCTGGGCGGTCCCGGTTGGGCCCTGCTCACCCGAAACCGCCGCGACGGCAAGCTGCACACCTACTTCGTCGCCGAGCACCACCTGGGCATGCCCATCGAGCAGGACCTGCTCCTGGTCGTCGACAGCTGGGAGCACGCCTACATGGTGGACTACGGCACCGCCCGCCCGAAGTACCTCGACATCATTCCCGAGAACATCAAGTGGAGCGAAGTCAGCAAGCGCTTCGGCAAGTAA
- a CDS encoding DNA starvation/stationary phase protection protein — MNRTVIDHLNAELATAFVLALNAKRYHWTVTGPHFRDYHLRFEDLYTAADGTVDELAERIRMLGGVPLHAPAQIEAQTKAAISNPAVRLDPESMLKEALANEEATVALMHEGIELANGAGDPGTADLLTRFVQVHQKEAWFLREMLG; from the coding sequence ATGAACCGAACCGTCATCGACCACCTGAACGCCGAACTCGCCACCGCCTTCGTGCTGGCCCTCAACGCCAAGCGCTATCACTGGACCGTCACCGGCCCCCACTTCCGCGACTACCACCTGCGCTTCGAGGATCTCTACACCGCCGCCGACGGCACGGTGGATGAGCTGGCGGAGCGGATCCGCATGCTGGGCGGCGTCCCCCTCCATGCCCCGGCCCAGATCGAGGCCCAGACCAAGGCGGCCATCTCCAATCCCGCCGTCCGCCTGGATCCTGAAAGCATGCTGAAGGAGGCCCTGGCCAACGAGGAGGCCACCGTCGCCCTCATGCACGAGGGCATCGAACTGGCCAACGGCGCCGGCGATCCCGGCACTGCGGACCTGCTCACGCGCTTCGTGCAGGTCCACCAGAAGGAAGCCTGGTTCCTGCGGGAGATGCTGGGCTGA
- a CDS encoding DUF3501 family protein — MHLAFDPASERARFEARQAFLARQAALRLDLAEGITFQPETAESVEDQVVETLWAEGMTLETAPAEDVAESRASFAVLAPRREAGGLSLVATLFLGFPDEVRDARLSALQRFPDQLRLELIDGSFALPAVDRGAAGPDDRLPSVLALRYLIPDGRTIAALVSNHAEVSGRWPAPAAWTAWPS, encoded by the coding sequence ATGCACCTCGCCTTCGACCCCGCCTCCGAACGCGCCCGCTTTGAGGCCCGCCAGGCTTTCCTGGCCCGCCAGGCCGCCCTGCGGCTGGATCTGGCGGAAGGGATCACCTTCCAGCCCGAGACCGCCGAGAGCGTCGAGGACCAGGTGGTGGAAACGCTCTGGGCCGAGGGCATGACCCTGGAAACCGCACCCGCGGAGGATGTGGCCGAGTCCCGCGCCTCCTTCGCGGTGCTGGCGCCGCGCCGCGAAGCCGGCGGCCTGAGCCTCGTTGCCACCCTGTTCCTGGGTTTCCCCGACGAGGTGCGTGATGCCCGCCTGAGCGCCCTCCAGCGTTTCCCGGATCAGCTCCGGCTGGAACTGATCGATGGCTCCTTCGCTCTGCCCGCGGTGGACCGCGGCGCTGCCGGGCCCGATGATCGCCTGCCCTCCGTGCTGGCGCTGCGCTACCTCATTCCGGACGGCCGCACCATCGCCGCCCTCGTCTCCAACCACGCCGAGGTGTCCGGCCGCTGGCCCGCGCCCGCCGCATGGACCGCCTGGCCTTCCTGA
- a CDS encoding rubrerythrin family protein, whose product MSFPESKTHQNLKAAFAGESQANRRYTWMAQVAEKEGLPEVAALFKHSADGETGHALKHLMFLAAQAGDPATGMPLGDTLTNLKSAVAGETYEYTDMYPEFARLAREEGYAEIAAWFETLAKVERFHAGRFQDALTKLQSGGMAAPDADIAKHI is encoded by the coding sequence ATGTCCTTCCCCGAATCCAAGACCCACCAGAACCTCAAAGCTGCCTTCGCCGGCGAGAGCCAGGCGAACCGCCGCTACACCTGGATGGCCCAGGTCGCGGAGAAGGAAGGCCTCCCGGAAGTGGCCGCGCTCTTCAAGCACAGCGCCGACGGCGAGACGGGCCACGCCCTGAAGCACCTCATGTTCCTGGCGGCGCAGGCCGGCGACCCGGCGACCGGCATGCCCCTGGGCGACACCCTGACCAACCTGAAATCCGCCGTCGCCGGTGAGACCTACGAATACACCGACATGTATCCCGAGTTCGCCCGCCTGGCCCGGGAAGAGGGCTACGCCGAGATCGCCGCCTGGTTCGAGACCCTGGCCAAGGTGGAGCGTTTCCATGCCGGCCGCTTCCAGGACGCGCTGACGAAGCTGCAGTCCGGCGGCATGGCCGCCCCCGACGCCGACATCGCCAAGCACATCTGA
- a CDS encoding pyridoxamine 5'-phosphate oxidase family protein — protein sequence MEPTTEAMLEALLAMPIASLGTLHEGAPFVSMVPVVAAPDGSGFLIHVSRLAQHTRDLVADARMSLLFTAPLEENPDPLALPRVTLQGAAEAISADSGEYDSAAEAYLARFPQAELTLGLGDFSFFRLRPATGRLVLGFGRALSLDAAQIRAALSPAR from the coding sequence ATGGAACCCACCACGGAAGCCATGCTCGAAGCCCTGCTGGCCATGCCCATCGCCTCCCTGGGCACCCTGCACGAGGGGGCGCCCTTCGTGTCCATGGTGCCGGTGGTCGCGGCGCCGGACGGCTCAGGGTTTCTCATCCATGTGAGCCGCCTGGCCCAGCACACCCGCGACCTGGTGGCCGATGCCCGGATGAGCCTGCTGTTCACCGCCCCCCTGGAGGAGAACCCGGATCCCCTGGCCCTGCCCCGGGTGACGCTGCAGGGCGCGGCCGAGGCGATCTCAGCGGATTCGGGCGAGTACGATTCGGCGGCAGAGGCCTACCTGGCCCGGTTTCCGCAAGCGGAGCTGACCCTCGGCCTGGGGGATTTCTCCTTCTTCCGCCTCCGGCCCGCCACCGGACGCCTTGTCCTGGGCTTCGGCCGGGCCCTCAGCCTGGACGCCGCCCAGATCCGGGCCGCCCTGTCCCCGGCCCGCTGA
- the bla gene encoding class A beta-lactamase, whose translation MHPIFPLATAVILLGLSLQGAPPASNLVKRTDPARPAAALAALETRSGGRLGVAALDTGSGRWLDYRAGERFPLCSTFKVLLAGAVLAQVDAGRETLDRTLPYGPADLLDHAPVTRARVAEGKLSVEELCAAAVVVSDNTAANLLLRRLGGPAALTAFTRSLGDSDTRLDRFEPELNEACPGDPRDTTTPAAMVRDLQALLVGSALRPDTRQRLEAWMGASTTGRNRLRAGLPAGWQAGDKSGSGARGTTNDVAILRPPGRAPILVAAYTTGSSASPQHREATLAEVGRIVAQAFGN comes from the coding sequence ATGCACCCGATCTTCCCTCTAGCCACCGCCGTGATCCTGCTGGGTCTGTCCCTTCAGGGCGCGCCGCCGGCCTCCAACCTCGTGAAGCGCACGGATCCAGCCCGCCCGGCCGCGGCGCTGGCCGCCCTGGAGACGCGGAGCGGGGGACGCCTCGGCGTGGCCGCCCTGGACACGGGCTCTGGGCGCTGGCTCGACTACCGGGCCGGTGAGCGGTTCCCCCTCTGCAGCACCTTCAAGGTGCTGCTGGCAGGGGCGGTGCTGGCCCAGGTGGACGCGGGCCGCGAGACCCTCGACCGGACCCTCCCCTACGGCCCGGCAGACCTGCTCGACCATGCGCCCGTGACGCGGGCGCGGGTGGCCGAGGGGAAGCTGAGCGTGGAGGAACTCTGCGCCGCCGCCGTGGTGGTCAGCGACAACACCGCGGCCAACCTGCTGCTCCGGCGCCTCGGGGGGCCCGCAGCCCTCACCGCCTTCACGCGCAGCCTGGGGGACTCCGACACGCGCCTGGATCGCTTCGAGCCAGAGCTGAACGAGGCCTGCCCCGGGGACCCCCGGGACACGACCACGCCCGCCGCCATGGTGAGGGACCTGCAGGCCCTGCTGGTGGGCTCTGCGCTCAGGCCCGACACCCGCCAGCGCCTGGAGGCCTGGATGGGGGCCAGCACCACGGGCCGGAACCGGCTCCGCGCGGGACTGCCCGCAGGCTGGCAGGCCGGGGACAAGAGCGGCTCCGGAGCCCGCGGCACCACGAACGATGTGGCCATCCTGCGGCCACCAGGCCGGGCACCCATCCTGGTGGCCGCCTACACCACCGGCTCGTCCGCCTCCCCGCAGCACCGGGAGGCGACGCTGGCCGAGGTGGGCCGGATCGTCGCGCAGGCCTTCGGGAACTGA
- a CDS encoding YaiI/YqxD family protein, with amino-acid sequence MSGIQIEPPDIRIFVDADACPVKEEVFRVATRCGLKVLLVSNSPLRVPRNPLFESVVVAKGQFDGADDWIVEQITASDIAVTADIPLAARCLEKGARALDAKGKVYSPESIGDALASRELMTHLRAMGEMGTGPAPFTARDRSTFLQRLDDLIQALRRTRR; translated from the coding sequence ATGAGCGGAATTCAGATAGAGCCTCCCGACATCCGCATCTTCGTGGATGCGGATGCCTGCCCCGTGAAGGAGGAAGTCTTCCGCGTGGCCACGCGGTGCGGGCTGAAGGTGCTGCTCGTCTCCAACTCGCCCCTGCGGGTGCCGCGCAATCCGCTGTTCGAGTCGGTGGTGGTGGCGAAGGGCCAGTTCGACGGCGCCGACGACTGGATCGTCGAGCAGATCACGGCCTCGGACATCGCCGTGACGGCCGACATCCCCCTGGCGGCCCGCTGTCTGGAGAAGGGCGCCCGGGCCCTGGATGCCAAGGGCAAGGTGTATTCGCCCGAGTCCATCGGCGATGCCCTGGCCAGCCGCGAGCTGATGACCCACCTGCGGGCCATGGGCGAGATGGGAACGGGCCCCGCCCCGTTCACGGCGCGGGACCGCTCCACCTTCCTGCAGCGGCTGGACGACCTCATCCAGGCGCTTCGGCGGACGAGGCGGTAG
- a CDS encoding NAD(P)H-dependent oxidoreductase: MRILALSGSLRPQSLNTLLLQEAARLAPPDLEIRRWEGLDDLPHYSPERDVEPLPASVADLRERLREADGLLICTPEYIHAMPAVLKNLLEWVVSSGDCVGKPTAAWSASPSLEGGARAHASLVHTLEVMSAQVVPEASLSLPLARSGLDAQGRLLDPVQVARLQASLAALAAAGRQP, translated from the coding sequence GTGCGCATCCTCGCCCTGTCCGGAAGCCTCCGGCCCCAGTCCCTCAACACGCTGCTGCTGCAGGAGGCGGCCCGCCTGGCGCCCCCCGATCTGGAGATCCGGCGCTGGGAAGGCCTGGACGACCTACCCCACTACAGCCCGGAGCGGGATGTGGAGCCCCTGCCGGCGTCCGTGGCGGACCTGCGGGAGCGCCTGCGCGAGGCGGACGGCCTGCTGATCTGCACGCCGGAGTACATCCACGCCATGCCCGCGGTACTGAAGAATCTGCTGGAGTGGGTGGTCTCCTCGGGCGACTGCGTGGGCAAGCCCACCGCTGCCTGGAGCGCCTCACCCTCTCTCGAAGGCGGGGCCCGGGCCCATGCGTCCCTGGTGCACACCCTGGAGGTGATGTCAGCCCAGGTCGTGCCCGAGGCCTCGCTCTCCCTGCCCCTGGCCCGCTCGGGGCTGGATGCCCAGGGTCGGCTGCTCGATCCGGTGCAGGTCGCCCGGCTGCAGGCCTCCCTGGCGGCCTTGGCGGCCGCGGGGCGGCAGCCATGA
- a CDS encoding DoxX family protein: protein MSSQPLREILMKWLGKYSDETYALLRIVSGLLFAFHGAQKVLGLLAEHQPPVGSQIWIGGVLELVGGLAILVGFQTRLAAFLCSGMMAVAYMQFHWKFQFGAAFWPAVNKGELAVVFCFLFLFMACRGAGKWSLDKAE from the coding sequence ATGTCCTCACAACCTCTCCGGGAGATCCTCATGAAGTGGCTCGGCAAGTATTCGGATGAAACCTATGCGCTGCTGCGGATCGTCTCGGGCCTGCTGTTCGCCTTCCACGGCGCCCAGAAGGTCCTGGGCCTGCTGGCCGAGCACCAGCCGCCGGTGGGATCGCAGATCTGGATCGGCGGTGTCCTCGAGCTCGTGGGCGGCCTCGCCATCCTGGTGGGCTTCCAGACCCGCCTGGCGGCCTTCCTCTGCAGCGGCATGATGGCCGTGGCCTACATGCAGTTCCACTGGAAGTTCCAGTTCGGCGCCGCATTCTGGCCAGCCGTGAACAAGGGCGAGCTGGCGGTGGTGTTCTGCTTCCTCTTCCTCTTCATGGCCTGCCGGGGCGCCGGGAAGTGGAGCCTGGACAAGGCGGAGTGA
- a CDS encoding YciI-like protein, which produces MHFLLVYEVGAEYLERRAEFRDEHLALAWEAHARGELLLGGALAEPVDSALLLFQGDSAAAAQKFAAADPYVLHGLVRHWRVRPWITVVGTEAGAPVHPGL; this is translated from the coding sequence ATGCATTTCCTTCTGGTCTACGAGGTCGGCGCGGAATACCTGGAACGGCGGGCGGAGTTCCGGGACGAGCACCTCGCCCTCGCGTGGGAGGCCCACGCCCGGGGTGAGCTGCTGCTGGGCGGAGCCCTGGCCGAGCCCGTCGATTCGGCCCTCCTCCTCTTCCAGGGGGATTCGGCCGCGGCAGCCCAGAAGTTCGCGGCGGCGGATCCCTATGTGCTGCACGGCCTGGTGCGCCACTGGCGGGTGCGCCCCTGGATCACAGTGGTGGGGACCGAGGCCGGCGCCCCGGTGCACCCAGGCCTCTGA
- a CDS encoding GyrI-like domain-containing protein, translating to MLEAPRILHIVAQSAAIIRFTIPRAEIQAVMGPGLAELMATVADQGLAPTGPFFSHHLRMDPERFDFELGVPIKGTVVPAGRVMPGHLPTATVARTTYQGGYEGLGSAWREFEVWIAAEGHTPAPDLWECYVAGPESGPDPATWRTELNRPLVR from the coding sequence ATGCTCGAGGCCCCGAGGATCCTGCACATCGTGGCCCAGTCCGCCGCCATCATCCGCTTCACCATCCCCCGGGCGGAGATCCAGGCCGTCATGGGCCCCGGCCTCGCCGAACTGATGGCCACCGTGGCCGACCAGGGCCTCGCCCCCACCGGGCCCTTCTTCTCGCACCACCTGCGGATGGATCCCGAGCGCTTCGACTTCGAACTCGGGGTGCCCATCAAGGGAACGGTGGTTCCAGCGGGCCGCGTCATGCCCGGGCACCTGCCCACGGCGACGGTGGCCCGGACGACCTACCAGGGCGGCTACGAAGGCCTGGGATCCGCCTGGCGGGAGTTCGAGGTCTGGATCGCCGCCGAAGGCCACACGCCCGCGCCGGACCTCTGGGAATGCTATGTCGCCGGCCCGGAATCGGGGCCCGATCCGGCCACCTGGCGCACGGAACTCAACCGCCCCCTGGTCCGCTGA
- a CDS encoding SRPBCC family protein — protein MSPSSLDRIEKEILLRAPQARVWQALVDAEAFGAWFRVKLERPFLPGQHTRGPITYPGYEHLTMEVWVEQMVAQRLFSFRWHPAAVDPGVDYSGEPTTLVEFRLEAVPEGTRLTVVESGFDQIPATRREAAFRMNSGGWAEQLGNLQRHVAG, from the coding sequence GTGAGCCCATCGAGCCTCGATCGCATCGAGAAGGAGATCCTCCTGCGGGCGCCGCAGGCGCGCGTCTGGCAGGCGCTCGTGGATGCCGAGGCCTTCGGCGCCTGGTTCCGGGTGAAGCTGGAGCGCCCCTTCCTGCCCGGCCAGCACACCAGGGGCCCCATCACCTACCCGGGCTACGAGCACCTCACCATGGAGGTATGGGTGGAGCAGATGGTGGCCCAGAGGCTGTTCTCGTTCCGCTGGCACCCCGCCGCGGTCGATCCGGGGGTGGACTACTCGGGCGAGCCCACCACGCTCGTCGAGTTCCGGCTCGAAGCGGTGCCCGAGGGGACGCGGCTCACGGTGGTCGAATCGGGCTTCGACCAGATCCCCGCGACCCGGCGTGAGGCGGCCTTCCGGATGAACAGCGGGGGGTGGGCCGAGCAGCTGGGCAACCTCCAGCGCCATGTCGCCGGGTGA
- a CDS encoding metalloregulator ArsR/SmtB family transcription factor, with amino-acid sequence MHVPVPIPVHIPVREAAPLFAALGDRTRLQLVARLCSGGPLSISGLSRSAAVSRQAITKHLGVLSEAGLVRSRRQGRECIWELEPRRLDDAHRYLERISRQWDDALDRLRVFVERP; translated from the coding sequence ATGCATGTCCCCGTCCCGATCCCCGTCCACATCCCCGTCCGGGAGGCCGCCCCGCTCTTCGCGGCCCTGGGCGATCGGACGCGGCTGCAGCTGGTGGCCCGCCTCTGCTCCGGTGGACCCCTCTCGATCTCGGGTCTGAGCCGCTCCGCCGCCGTGTCCCGACAGGCCATCACCAAGCACCTCGGCGTGCTGTCCGAAGCCGGCCTGGTACGAAGCCGACGCCAGGGGCGCGAGTGCATCTGGGAGCTCGAACCCAGACGCCTCGATGATGCGCACCGGTACCTCGAGCGCATCTCGCGGCAGTGGGACGACGCCCTGGATCGCCTCCGGGTCTTCGTCGAGCGCCCGTAA
- a CDS encoding type II CAAX endopeptidase family protein — protein sequence MKPLFFNEDKGLRNGWWALIYLALLAGCLAGFQLLLVPGLKRLGLRSGDWVVGLLFGLSLLAAWICTRLRKESLASTGWRLDGRWAREFAWGTLLGIGVMVLAAGLLWSVGGVTWELDPARSFRALSRGFVVFALVACWEENLFRGFVFQRLLDGVGAWPAQVILALFFGLAHWGNPGMHGATKLWATLDIALAAVFVGLGYLRTRSLALPIGIHLGWNWTQGTVLGFGVSGTTAPHGWVRPVFQGRPEWMSGGAFGLEASVFGVIAVLVGIALLWCWKGRGAAPIGAVPEPWHPESA from the coding sequence ATGAAGCCCCTCTTTTTCAATGAAGACAAGGGCCTTCGAAACGGCTGGTGGGCGCTCATCTACCTCGCCCTCCTGGCGGGTTGCCTCGCCGGCTTCCAGCTGCTTCTGGTCCCCGGGCTCAAGCGGCTCGGCCTCCGCAGCGGGGACTGGGTGGTGGGGCTGCTCTTCGGGCTGTCCCTGCTGGCGGCCTGGATCTGCACGCGGTTGCGCAAGGAGTCCCTCGCCAGCACCGGGTGGCGGCTGGACGGCCGGTGGGCCAGGGAATTCGCCTGGGGCACCCTGCTGGGCATCGGCGTGATGGTGTTGGCGGCCGGCCTGCTCTGGAGCGTGGGTGGCGTGACCTGGGAGTTGGATCCCGCCCGCAGCTTTCGGGCCCTCAGCCGGGGGTTCGTGGTGTTCGCGCTGGTGGCCTGCTGGGAGGAGAACCTGTTCCGGGGCTTCGTCTTCCAGCGCCTGCTGGACGGCGTGGGCGCCTGGCCCGCGCAGGTGATCCTCGCCCTCTTCTTCGGGCTCGCCCACTGGGGCAACCCCGGCATGCACGGCGCGACGAAGCTCTGGGCCACCCTCGACATCGCCCTTGCCGCCGTGTTCGTGGGCCTGGGCTATCTCCGCACCCGCAGCCTGGCCTTGCCCATCGGCATCCACCTGGGCTGGAACTGGACTCAAGGCACGGTCCTCGGCTTCGGGGTCAGCGGCACCACAGCCCCGCACGGCTGGGTGCGGCCGGTCTTCCAGGGCCGGCCGGAGTGGATGAGCGGCGGGGCCTTCGGGCTGGAAGCCAGCGTCTTCGGCGTGATCGCCGTCCTGGTGGGCATCGCCCTGCTTTGGTGCTGGAAAGGCCGCGGCGCGGCTCCCATCGGCGCCGTGCCGGAGCCCTGGCACCCCGAGTCGGCTTAG
- a CDS encoding cupin domain-containing protein: protein MLTRLSPGTAARALTEFWSPRVIGELDDAYVKVAKLHGSLTWHSHEHEDELFFILMGHLRIELEDGAVELGEGDLFIVPKGTRHNPVAEEECHVLLIERKTTLHTGEVTMEKTRTLAEQLRPLPLPGAVGGDES, encoded by the coding sequence ATGCTGACCCGCCTCTCCCCCGGGACCGCCGCCCGCGCCCTGACCGAGTTCTGGTCTCCCCGCGTGATCGGCGAGCTTGATGATGCCTATGTGAAGGTGGCCAAGCTGCACGGCTCCCTGACCTGGCACAGCCACGAGCACGAGGACGAGCTGTTCTTCATCCTCATGGGGCACTTGCGGATTGAGCTGGAGGACGGGGCCGTGGAGCTTGGCGAGGGCGATCTGTTCATCGTGCCCAAGGGCACGCGCCACAACCCGGTTGCCGAGGAGGAGTGCCATGTCCTGCTCATCGAGCGGAAGACGACCCTGCACACCGGGGAGGTGACGATGGAGAAGACCCGCACCCTCGCCGAGCAGCTGCGCCCCCTGCCGCTTCCGGGCGCCGTCGGAGGTGACGAATCTTGA